The following proteins are encoded in a genomic region of Amyelois transitella isolate CPQ chromosome 14, ilAmyTran1.1, whole genome shotgun sequence:
- the LOC106130922 gene encoding fibroblast growth factor receptor substrate 2, which yields MGCFQSKKDSSDIHPNVFRVVNIDTNGVELCRGQLEISESDVILYRKGRDSTVWPLHSVRRYGFREDLFSFESGRRCETGAGIFGFRCRRASVIFNTLQQQIELRSAIQDTLPFPVSQISPAPQAGQTLQVSIIHCTSVDNSQPELVLGQLLNNNFTNNIPNSAVRSTQSPRSPSSVDILEVMPLYPRSQTNTNHVTNVYQMRELKREHNNNTQAEKSNPQHLYSNDLNRDLAILRNNLRQEAALNTMRDIEDETIFLENRYINENLAKKLAKNLMSPTLSNSSEHYAELNIEQQENKLPEAARLYMNILCDEANLSDDSDDSSHSSSTPTTLKPLQYCNLSVGKKVETNTYANLSLGDKGDSIKVKQSSVSQHSDHNQKISESDTLTSTSPDEELEVNYAVLDIDANKEQVKASKESDFSETQLSSSRNESAPSCSSQPRSRLISQGSMEKSTGTITSPSATIGYTTIDFDKTVALTSVAAGAEMDADGQRKTRHDSCNVFCGSPTSVDKCKGSNN from the exons ATGGGGTGTTTTCAAAGTAAGAAAGATTCATCTGATATTCACCCGAATGTTTTCCGAGTGGTAAATATAGATACGAACGGAGTCGAACTTTGTAGGGGTCAGCTGGAGATTTCAGAGTCTGATGTTATCTTGTATAGAAAAGGAAGAGATTCTACTGTTTGGCCGTTGCATTCTGTGCGTAGATATGGATTTCGGGAAGATCTTTTTAGTTTTGAATCAG gtAGAAGATGTGAAACAGGAGCGGGTATCTTTGGTTTTAGATGTCGAAGAGCATCTGTAATATTTAATACTCTACAGCAGCAAATAGAATTACGTAGTGCAATACAAGATACTTTGCCTTTTCCTGTATCACAAATAAGCCCAGCACCACAAGCGGGACAAACTTTGCAGGTTAGCATTATTCACTGCACATCAGTTGACAACAGCCAGCCCGAGTTAGTGCTTGGCCAGTtactgaataataattttactaacaACATTCCAAATTCAGCTGTCCGTTCTACACAGTCCCCTCGGTCACCTTCTAGTGTAGACATCTTGGAAGTTATGCCTCTTTATCCGCGATCACAGACAAACACCAATCATGTTACTAATGTTTATCAAATGAGAGAGTTAAAAAgagaacataataataatacgcaAGCAGAAAAGTCAAATCCACAGCATTTATACAGTAATGATCTGAATAGGGACTTAGCTATTCTGAGGAATAATTTGCGGCAAGAGGCAGCTCTGAATACAATGAGAGATATTGAAgatgaaacaatatttttagaaaacagATACATAAATGAGAATTTAGCAAAAAAGTTAGCAAAGAATCTTATGTCTCCAACTCTAAGCAATTCTAGCGAACATTATGCTGAACTTAACATTGAACAACAAGAGAATAAGCTGCCAGAAGCTGCTAGGCTTTACATGAATATTTTGTGTGATGAAGCCAACTTGAGTGACGACAGCGATGATTCGTCACACTCATCCTCCACTCCAACGACACTAAAACCTTTACAATATTGTAATCTGTCTGTTGGCAAGAAAGTAGAAACAAACACGTATGCAAATTTATCCCTTGGCGATAAAGGCGACAGCATCAAGGTGAAACAATCTTCAGTGTCACAACATTCTGATCATAATCAGAAGATTTCTGAATCAGACACACTCACTTCAACATCTCCAGATGAAGAATTGGAGGTAAATTATGCAGTTTTAGATATTGACGCGAATAAGGAGCAGGTGAAGGCTAGTAAAGAATCTGATTTTTCCGAGACGCAGTTGTCCAGTTCGCGCAATGAGAGTGCGCCGTCGTGTTCTTCACAGCCAAGGAGTCGTCTTATTTCGCAGGGCAGCATGGAGAAGTCTACTGGCACAATTACGTCGCCATCAGCCACGATAGGGTACACGACcattgattttgataaaacggTGGCACTAACATCTGTAGCTGCCGGTGCGGAGATGGATGCCGATGGCCAAAGGAAAACGAGACATGATTCTTGTAACGTCTTCTGTGGCAGTCCAACCAGCGTTGACAAATGCAAGGGCAGtaataattag
- the LOC106130913 gene encoding tubulin-specific chaperone C isoform X2 — protein MSIAIRATFWVVTFGGIGYALFKVVKPDDELLKKLDEGSKHTDTRKFSRETISVLKEAADPNSEINRLNKRDAQRLEKLQKAHKARDEVNVSNENEEYFASSFKVKSEYIEDLLSQIPTLETSALPSVFDNIKREVNELQKHVVTSSFFLKEFNMRKYLGIVQNLQTKCYELEERYVPRKKFGFTRKKLPKAHNDKQKFSDETDSAAASNKWDEKFFGFDSKVNEILTLESDDLFQRDVALRNLRNCTVGLKGVMGTLHITNLDNCIILAGPVTSSVFVEKCNDCKIVVACQQLRMHTSSNCDVYLHVTSKGIVEDCTGIKTAPYNLYYDDLEKHFKMSSFDTNVNNWDRLDDFNWLAPDIPSPNWSTLDVSQRISNWGEWWKRLPS, from the exons ATGAGTATAGCGATTAGGGCTACGTTTTGGGTGGTGACCTTCGGAGGCATTGGTTATGCGTTATTCAAGGTGGTCAAACCTGATGATGAGCTACTTAAAAAG CTTGACGAAGGCTCTAAACATACAGATACAAGAAAATTCTCTCGTGAAACAATATCAGTTTTAAAAGAGGCCGCTGACCCAAATTCAGAAATTA ATAGATTGAATAAAAGAGATGCACAGAGATTAGAAAAACTCCAGAAAGCACATAAAGCCAGGGACGAGGTTAACGTTAGCAATGAAAATGAGGAATATTTCGCTAGTTCATTTAAAGTCAAATCAGAATACATTGAAGACTTATTATCACAAATTCCAACTTTAGAAACCAGTGCCCTTCCGTCCGTTTTCGACAATATCAAGAGAGAAGTCAATGAACTGCAAAAACATGTAGTCACATCATCTTTCTTCCTTAAAGAATTTAACATGCGCAAATATTTGGGAATAGTGCAGAATTTGCAAACAAAATGTTACGAATTAGAAGAAAGGTATGTACCACGaaaaaaatttggtttcaCAAGAAAGAAGCTTCCTAAAGCACACAATGATAAACAGAAATTTTCTGATGAAACAGACAGTGCCGCAGCCAGCAATAAGTGGGACGAGAAGTTCTTTGGGTTTGATTCTAAAGTAAATGAGATTTTAACACTTGAAAGTGATGACTTGTTCCAAAGGGATGTTGCGTTGCGTAATCTCAGAAACTGTACAGTAGGGTTGAAAGGTGTTATGGGGACTTTGCACATTACCAATTTAGATAATTGTATCATATTAGCTGGGCCCGTAACATCTTCGGTTTTTGTTGAGAAATGTAATGACTGTAAAATAGTGGTGGCATGCCAACAACTTCGTATGCACACCTCCAGCAACTGTGATGTCTATTTACATGTGACAAGCAAAGGCATAGTGGAGGACTGCACAGGCATCAAGACTGCTCCCTACAATTTGTATTATGATGATCTTGAGAAACACTTTAAAATGTCATCATTCGATACAAATGTGAACAACTGGGATCGATTGGATGATTTCAATTGGTTGGCGCCCGACATTCCTTCTCCTAATTGGTCAACATTAGATGTTTCACAGAGAATTTCGAATTGGGGTGAATGGTGGAAGAGATTAccatcataa
- the LOC106130913 gene encoding tubulin-specific chaperone C isoform X1, translating to MNDKSSVIDRLNKRDAQRLEKLQKAHKARDEVNVSNENEEYFASSFKVKSEYIEDLLSQIPTLETSALPSVFDNIKREVNELQKHVVTSSFFLKEFNMRKYLGIVQNLQTKCYELEERYVPRKKFGFTRKKLPKAHNDKQKFSDETDSAAASNKWDEKFFGFDSKVNEILTLESDDLFQRDVALRNLRNCTVGLKGVMGTLHITNLDNCIILAGPVTSSVFVEKCNDCKIVVACQQLRMHTSSNCDVYLHVTSKGIVEDCTGIKTAPYNLYYDDLEKHFKMSSFDTNVNNWDRLDDFNWLAPDIPSPNWSTLDVSQRISNWGEWWKRLPS from the coding sequence ATGAATGACAAAAGTAGTGTTATAGATAGATTGAATAAAAGAGATGCACAGAGATTAGAAAAACTCCAGAAAGCACATAAAGCCAGGGACGAGGTTAACGTTAGCAATGAAAATGAGGAATATTTCGCTAGTTCATTTAAAGTCAAATCAGAATACATTGAAGACTTATTATCACAAATTCCAACTTTAGAAACCAGTGCCCTTCCGTCCGTTTTCGACAATATCAAGAGAGAAGTCAATGAACTGCAAAAACATGTAGTCACATCATCTTTCTTCCTTAAAGAATTTAACATGCGCAAATATTTGGGAATAGTGCAGAATTTGCAAACAAAATGTTACGAATTAGAAGAAAGGTATGTACCACGaaaaaaatttggtttcaCAAGAAAGAAGCTTCCTAAAGCACACAATGATAAACAGAAATTTTCTGATGAAACAGACAGTGCCGCAGCCAGCAATAAGTGGGACGAGAAGTTCTTTGGGTTTGATTCTAAAGTAAATGAGATTTTAACACTTGAAAGTGATGACTTGTTCCAAAGGGATGTTGCGTTGCGTAATCTCAGAAACTGTACAGTAGGGTTGAAAGGTGTTATGGGGACTTTGCACATTACCAATTTAGATAATTGTATCATATTAGCTGGGCCCGTAACATCTTCGGTTTTTGTTGAGAAATGTAATGACTGTAAAATAGTGGTGGCATGCCAACAACTTCGTATGCACACCTCCAGCAACTGTGATGTCTATTTACATGTGACAAGCAAAGGCATAGTGGAGGACTGCACAGGCATCAAGACTGCTCCCTACAATTTGTATTATGATGATCTTGAGAAACACTTTAAAATGTCATCATTCGATACAAATGTGAACAACTGGGATCGATTGGATGATTTCAATTGGTTGGCGCCCGACATTCCTTCTCCTAATTGGTCAACATTAGATGTTTCACAGAGAATTTCGAATTGGGGTGAATGGTGGAAGAGATTAccatcataa
- the LOC106130915 gene encoding N-acetylgalactosaminyltransferase 7 has translation MRITNVRRGRIIRISSVCAILLLLIYALNKWSRNNIEAQPVISDYKASSYKSHPDEYPVLKTELGNFEPKDRIVVKGPGQEGKPYHMVGRDNDIADSESIYGMNIAASDDIAMNRTVPDTRLDECKYWHYPVNLPSTSVIIVFHNEGFSVLMRTVHTVIDRSPPNILHEIVLVDDYSDKENLGENLDKYIKRWNGKVRLIRNTQREGLIRTRSRGAQEATGDVIVFLDAHCEVNVNWLPPLLAPIYRDYRIMTVPVIDGIDHRTFEYRPVYQHGTNYRGIFEWGMLYKENEVPDRESNLHKHKSEPYKSPTHAGGLFAINRQYFLEIGAYDPGLLVWGGENFELSFKIWQCGGSIEWVPCSRVGHVYRAFMPYSFGNLAKNRKGSLITINYKRVIETWFDEEHKEYFYTREPTARFLDMGDITEQLALKDRLKCKEFSWFMENVAYDVYDKFPKLPKNTHWGMVKNKASGLCLDTMGKAAPAYIGTSSCHGTGHSQLFRLNEAGQLGVGERCVEADTESLKQAICRLGTVDGPWRYEEEHNQLIHRLHGYCLTLQAHARTLGLAPCDPNNTYQKWTITHQKANW, from the exons ATGAGGATAACAAATGTTAGGCGTGGTCGTATTATCCGTATCTCTTCGGTGTGTGCTATCCTGCTGCTTTTAATATATGCTTTAAATAAGTGGAGTAGGAATAATATAGAAGCCCAACCAGTTATATCTGATTATAAAGCTTCATCATACAAATCTCATCCGGATGAATACCCGGTACTAAAAACAG AACTTGGCAACTTTGAACCCAAAGACCGGATAGTGGTGAAAGGACCTGGGCAAGAAGGCAAACCGTACCATATGGTAGGGCGGGACAACGATATAGCAGACTCTGAAAGTATATATGGCATGAACATTGCTGCCTCGGATGATATCGCCATGAACAG AACAGTTCCTGACACTAGACTGGACGAGTGCAAGTACTGGCATTACCCAGTCAACTTGCCGAGCACGTCGGTGATCATCGTGTTTCACAACGAGGGCTTCTCGGTCCTGATGCGAACCGTCCACACGGTCATAGACCGTTCACCACCGAACATACTGCACGAGATTGTGTTG GTGGACGATTATTCCGATAAAGAGAACTTGGGCGAAAACCTCGACAAGTATATTAAACGCTGGAATGGAAAAGTAAGACTGATCAGAAATACTCAACGCGAGGGTCTAATCCGTACCAGATCCCGCGGGGCCCAAGAGGCTACCGGTGACGTCATAGTCTTCCTCGACGCCCACTGCGAAGTGAACGTTAACTGGCTACCCCCACTACTAGCACCAATATACAGAGACTATAGAATCATGACAGTACCAGTCATAGACGGTATAGACCACAGGACCTTCGAATATAGACCAGTTTACCAACACGGAACGAACTATAGAGGGATATTTGAATGGGGAATGCTGTATAAAGAAAATGAGGTTCCCGATAGAGAAAGCAACCTCCATAAACATAAATCGGAGCCGTATAAAAGTCCTACGCACGCTGGAGGGTTATTCGCTATCAATAGACAATATTTCCTTGAAATAGGAGCGTATGACCCTGGACTGTTGGTTTGGGGAGGGGAGAATTTTGAATTGAGTTTTAAAATCTGGCAGTGTGGTGGCAGCATTGAGTGGGTACCATGCTCGAGAGTAGGCCATGTTTACAGAGCTTTTATGCCATACTCTTTTGGTAATTTAGCGAAGAATCGTAAAGGTTCCTTGATAACTATTAACTATAAGAGAGTGATCGAGACTTGGTTTGATGAGGAACATAAGGAATATTTCTACACACGAGAGCCCACTGCTAGATTCTTAGATATGGGTGATATAACAGAGCAGTTAGCACTGAAAGATAGACTGAAATGCAAGGAGTTTTCGTGGTTCATGGAGAATGTAGCGTATGATGTGTACGACAAGTTTCCCAAACTGCCAAAGAACACACATTGGGGCATGGTGAAGAATAAAGCGAGTGGTTTGTGCTTAGATACTATGGGGAAAGCTGCGCCTGCGTACATAG GAACATCGTCGTGCCACGGAACGGGTCACAGTCAACTGTTCCGTCTGAATGAGGCAGGGCAGCTTGGTGTTGGAGAACGTTGTGTGGAAGCTGATACCGAGTCTCTCAAGCAGGCTATATGTAGGCTTGGCACCGTAGATGGACCTTGGAG GTATGAGGAGGAGCACAATCAATTGATCCATCGGTTGCACGGCTACTGCCTGACGCTTCAAGCGCACGCCCGAACCCTAGGGCTCGCGCCCTGCGATCCCAATAatacctaccaaaagtggaccaTAACCCATCAGAAAGCGAACTGGTGA
- the LOC106130903 gene encoding rho-associated protein kinase 2: MERAQPFSIENFIINWNGDFPNYPLTVPDLKNPQALMGALLQVFDRLAIDRDAILMPPPEENRNEHTVYYADLIPVINMTRVINHLVAVMPQVNITISVMHFLQPTPVTSHSILLLLFNLMVFNEERLSEIAPHEEELFAKSEEVKALDDKRNHLIEMLNIQAEEKGKRAERLEKLEHDIKQLEEELRQEKEAHDDDKQELEAVLKENHQIEVILEQKKTQRDALLDELARKKALRVYDADDIRAQVAQAAQNVQEADEKLNGLKETLMQKELCLKNLQTIKPGLDEANNLLHEIMKLNENIKDYDSGDLDLDSKEGELDVLSTELSELEAHLSELQAARAASAECRRECAARRQHDQLAAMSALRDAEEKDRKSRERCKAALQRSERIQRDTAAYEAEKAAGMELLNNMKLTFTNELKSIDDALLAKMIEFKIGMEEKLRNRN; the protein is encoded by the exons atggaGCGCG CTCAACCGTTTTCAATTGAGAACTTCATTATCAACTGGAATGGGGACTTTCCTAATTATCCTCTGACGGTGCCAGATTTGAAAAATCCACAGGCTTTGATGGGTGCCTTACTACAAGTTTTCGACAGACTAGCTATTGACCGTGACGCTATTCTTATG cCACCACCAGAAGAAAACCGCAACGAACACACTGTCTACTACGCAGACCTGATCCCTGTGATCAATATGACCCGTGTGATCAATCACCTTGTTGCCGTGATGCCACAAGTGAACATCACAATCAGCGTGATGCATTTCCTACAGCCTACACCCGTCACCTCGCACTCTATACTGCTTCTGTTGTTCAATCTCATGGTGTTTAACGAGGAAAGGTTAAGCGAGATAGCTCCGCATGAAGAGGAGCTATTTGCCAAGAGTGAAGAG GTAAAAGCTTTAGATGACAAAAGGAATCATCTGATTGAGATGCTGAACATACAGGCTGAGGAAAAAGGAAAACGGGCAGAGAGACTGGAAAAG CTAGAACATGACATAAAACAATTGGAAGAGGAACTTCGTCAAGAGAAGGAGGCACATGATGATGATAAACAGGAATTAGAAGCAGTCCTGAAGGAAAATCATCAGATTGAAGTGATTCTTGAACAAAAAAAGACTCAAAGGGATGCGTTGTTGGATGAACTGGCACGTAAGAAGGCTTTAAGAGTTTATGACGCGGACGATATACGAGCCCAAGTGGCACAGGCTGCTCAGAATGTGCAAGAGGCGGATGAAAAGCTGAATGGGTTGAAGGAAACATTGATGCAGAAAGAGTTGTGCCTTAAAAACTTGCAGACCATCAAGCCTGGATTGGACGAGGCAAATAATCTGCTACATGAGATAATGAAGTTGAATGAGAATATAAA AGATTACGACTCTGGTGACCTCGACCTGGACAGCAAAGAAGGCGAGCTGGATGTGCTAAGCACCGAGCTGTCGGAGTTGGAAGCTCATCTGAGTGAACTGCAAGCCGCCAGGGCTGCTTCAGCCGAGTGCAGGCGAGAATGCGCTGCTAGGAGGCAACACGACCAACTGGCTGCCATgag CGCTCTCCGCGACGCCGAGGAGAAGGACAGGAAGAGCCGCGAGCGCTGCAAGGCGGCGCTGCAGCGCAGCGAGCGCATCCAGCGCGACACCGCGGCGTATGAAGCGGAGAAAGCGGCTGGAATGGAACTGCTGAATAACATGAAGCTCACTTTTACTAATGAG cTTAAATCCATCGACGATGCTTTGCTGGCAAAGATGATCGAATTTAAAATAGGTATGGAAGAAAAGCTTCGGAACAGAAACTAA